One Actinomycetota bacterium genomic region harbors:
- a CDS encoding GNAT family N-acetyltransferase, translating to MCSRCQRPPWQRAYRVCSSRQPADSDAALIAAPAPPTGLRARIEDVVVDERARGQGVGTALTVAALDLAGRRGARSVDLTSRASRVAANRLYRQLGFRLRDSNVDRYQPQRTGPAPRS from the coding sequence TTGTGCAGCCGCTGCCAGCGGCCGCCCTGGCAGCGGGCGTACCGGGTCTGCTCCTCCCGGCAGCCGGCTGACAGCGACGCGGCGCTGATCGCGGCTCCCGCTCCCCCCACCGGGCTCCGGGCGCGCATCGAGGACGTCGTCGTCGACGAGCGGGCCCGCGGGCAGGGGGTCGGCACCGCGCTGACGGTGGCCGCCCTCGACCTGGCCGGCCGGCGGGGCGCCCGCAGCGTCGACCTGACCTCGCGGGCGTCGCGGGTGGCCGCCAACCGGCTGTACCGGCAGCTCGGCTTCCGGCTGCGCGACTCCAACGTCGACCGGTACCAGCCCCAGCGGACGGGGCCGGCGCCTCGCTCTTGA
- a CDS encoding type II toxin-antitoxin system VapC family toxin produces MTRFVVDCGVVLLLAGEGIEVAAGHELLAPTLLRSQTLSALHEAVHRGEVAPDVALDRLARIRAMPIRLLGDAVLRRRAWDVAERLGWAETYDAEYVALTQLQADAFVTLDTELARRVEGIVPTATIGALRT; encoded by the coding sequence ATGACCAGATTCGTCGTCGACTGCGGCGTCGTCCTCCTCCTGGCGGGTGAGGGGATCGAGGTCGCGGCCGGGCACGAGCTTCTCGCCCCGACGCTCCTGCGCTCCCAGACGCTGTCGGCCCTGCACGAGGCCGTGCACCGGGGAGAGGTCGCGCCGGATGTGGCCCTCGACCGGCTCGCCCGCATCCGGGCCATGCCGATCCGCCTTCTCGGCGACGCCGTGCTCCGGCGTCGGGCCTGGGACGTCGCCGAGCGGCTGGGGTGGGCCGAGACCTACGACGCCGAGTACGTCGCACTCACGCAGCTGCAGGCAGATGCGTTCGTGACCCTTGACACGGAGCTGGCGCGTCGAGTGGAAGGGATCGTCCCCACGGCGACGATCGGGGCGCTCCGAACTTGA
- a CDS encoding metalloregulator ArsR/SmtB family transcription factor: protein MRTDRLDDTFAALAHPVRRAILARLMGGEASVMELAEPFEMSLPAVSKHLKVLEKAGLIARGREAQWRPCRLEADPLKEVADWVEGYRRFWERSEERY from the coding sequence ATGCGAACGGACCGACTGGACGACACCTTCGCCGCCCTGGCGCACCCGGTGCGGCGGGCGATCCTGGCCCGGTTGATGGGCGGGGAGGCGTCGGTGATGGAGCTGGCCGAGCCGTTCGAGATGAGCCTTCCGGCGGTGTCCAAGCACCTGAAGGTGCTGGAGAAGGCGGGGCTGATCGCGCGGGGGCGGGAGGCGCAGTGGCGGCCGTGCCGGCTGGAGGCCGACCCGCTCAAGGAGGTGGCCGACTGGGTGGAGGGATACCGCCGCTTCTGGGAACGGAGCGAGGAGCGCTAC
- a CDS encoding GAF and ANTAR domain-containing protein has protein sequence MKEIGMPIDPATLARHLSSLAALDVEHDLQRAMQQLTSAAKALLGVDGAGLMLADERGDLRWATASDQQTQIVEEGQERLGEGPCVNAFAEHAPMAMRDAAKEPHWGRITDVATGQEMRAGLSVPVQLEGGPIGSLDLYCAKPRDWDQAEISAAQVYAALAATLLSQAAAAQVKGRLAEQLQVAFEHRNRIERAKGMLMMQEGIDDAAAFERLRSAARSSRRPLIDVVNEVLGGERLSRP, from the coding sequence GTGAAGGAGATCGGCATGCCCATCGATCCTGCCACCCTGGCCCGACACCTCAGCTCGCTGGCCGCCCTGGACGTCGAGCACGACCTCCAGCGGGCGATGCAGCAACTCACCAGCGCGGCCAAGGCGCTGCTCGGGGTGGACGGTGCCGGGCTGATGCTGGCCGATGAGCGCGGTGACCTGCGTTGGGCGACGGCCTCCGACCAGCAGACCCAGATCGTGGAAGAGGGCCAGGAGCGACTGGGGGAGGGGCCCTGTGTGAACGCGTTCGCCGAGCACGCCCCGATGGCCATGCGCGATGCGGCCAAGGAGCCGCACTGGGGAAGGATCACCGACGTGGCGACCGGCCAGGAGATGCGGGCGGGACTCAGCGTGCCGGTGCAGCTGGAAGGCGGCCCGATCGGCAGCCTGGACCTGTACTGCGCGAAGCCCAGAGACTGGGATCAGGCGGAGATCAGCGCCGCCCAGGTGTATGCCGCGTTGGCCGCGACGCTGCTCAGTCAGGCTGCGGCCGCGCAGGTCAAGGGGCGGCTGGCCGAGCAGTTGCAGGTGGCGTTCGAGCACCGCAATCGCATCGAGCGGGCCAAGGGGATGCTGATGATGCAGGAGGGGATCGACGACGCGGCCGCGTTTGAGCGGCTGCGGAGTGCGGCTCGGTCCTCACGGCGGCCGCTGATCGATGTCGTCAACGAGGTGCTCGGCGGGGAGCGGCTCTCCCGCCCGTGA